A single window of Acidobacteriota bacterium DNA harbors:
- a CDS encoding amidohydrolase family protein, translated as MPDQFDLLITGATVVTGATVTPASLAVRAGTIAGILDPAARPPAASVIDASGLHALPGLIDTHVHTRHPGVAEREDFRSGTAAAAAGGITTLFEMPIAKVPTNSADGVERRIAAMTPEAYIDFALYGGAGHENLAEIAGQAAAGVVAFKTFLQPPPPTRLDEFFGLWCTDHAALRGVMTAVAATGLRHCFHCEDTPMFQALQAQLAEAGRRRGRAHAESRPPIVEEVSVAMVLALAAECGGPVGVVHCSSARSAQLVADARARGLDATVETCPPYLFFTEEALDRLGPFAKCNPPLRSAEGVQALWRALDAGHIDYLGTDHSPFLAHEKAAAADDIFKAPPGLCGLEVMAPLMLTAVAEGRLTLPRMVELCATRAADLFRLAGKGRVAEGADADLTLVDLGADWTYDSRQALSRSRDNMAIYDGVRMRGRVISTFVRGLRVFHEGAITGPAGHGRFVRPA; from the coding sequence ATGCCGGACCAATTTGATCTGCTGATTACGGGCGCCACGGTCGTGACCGGCGCCACCGTGACGCCGGCGTCACTGGCAGTGAGGGCCGGCACGATTGCCGGCATTCTGGATCCCGCCGCGCGGCCGCCGGCCGCCAGCGTGATCGACGCCAGCGGCCTGCACGCGCTCCCAGGCCTCATCGACACGCACGTGCACACGCGCCACCCGGGCGTGGCCGAGCGCGAGGACTTCCGGTCGGGCACCGCCGCGGCCGCAGCCGGCGGCATCACGACGCTGTTCGAGATGCCCATTGCCAAGGTGCCGACCAATAGCGCCGACGGGGTCGAGCGTCGCATCGCGGCCATGACCCCCGAGGCGTACATCGACTTCGCGCTCTACGGCGGCGCCGGGCACGAGAACCTGGCCGAGATCGCCGGCCAGGCCGCCGCCGGGGTGGTGGCGTTCAAGACGTTCCTGCAGCCGCCTCCGCCAACACGGCTCGACGAGTTCTTCGGCCTGTGGTGCACCGATCACGCGGCCCTGCGGGGCGTGATGACGGCGGTCGCCGCCACCGGCCTGCGGCACTGCTTCCACTGCGAAGACACGCCGATGTTCCAGGCCCTGCAGGCGCAACTGGCCGAGGCCGGACGCCGCCGCGGGCGGGCTCACGCCGAGAGCCGCCCGCCGATCGTGGAAGAGGTGTCAGTCGCGATGGTGCTGGCGCTGGCCGCCGAGTGCGGCGGGCCCGTGGGTGTGGTGCACTGCTCGAGCGCCCGGTCAGCGCAGCTGGTGGCTGACGCGCGCGCGCGCGGCCTCGACGCGACGGTGGAGACCTGTCCGCCGTACCTGTTCTTCACGGAGGAAGCGCTCGACCGCCTCGGGCCGTTTGCCAAATGCAACCCGCCACTGCGCTCGGCCGAGGGCGTGCAGGCGCTCTGGCGTGCCCTCGACGCCGGCCACATCGACTATCTCGGCACCGACCACTCGCCGTTTCTCGCGCACGAGAAGGCCGCTGCCGCCGACGACATCTTCAAGGCGCCGCCCGGCTTGTGCGGTCTCGAGGTGATGGCGCCGTTGATGCTGACGGCGGTCGCCGAAGGACGGCTCACGCTGCCGCGCATGGTCGAACTATGCGCGACCCGCGCCGCTGACCTGTTTCGACTGGCGGGCAAGGGCCGCGTGGCCGAGGGCGCTGACGCCGACCTCACGCTGGTGGATCTCGGTGCGGACTGGACCTACGACAGCCGGCAGGCCCTCAGCAGGTCGCGAGACAACATGGCCATCTACGACGGTGTGCGGATGCGCGGGCGCGTGATCTCCACTTTCGTGCGCGGCTTGCGCGTCTTCCACGAGGGCGCCATCACCGGCCCCGCCGGGCACGGCCGCTTCGTGAGGCCGGCGTGA
- a CDS encoding AroM family protein, with product MTPILGIVTIGQTPRPDLAEAFGAEAPRAEVRVAGALDGIRPEALAALQESPASGCEALEYPLLVRLASGTHIEVPLDRLVPRVTAAARRLAADGAVAIVVACAGAFPDIPCPVPILLPGRIVPAVAGALSRTRRVGIVTPNRAQVPYAERKWQADGFAPTVTWASPSRDDEMARAADELRGADLDLIVIDCMGHADDARQAMAQWTGRLVIAAQSVVAKVAGAMI from the coding sequence GTGACGCCCATCCTCGGCATCGTCACCATCGGGCAAACGCCGCGTCCGGATCTGGCCGAGGCCTTTGGCGCGGAGGCGCCGCGTGCGGAAGTGCGAGTCGCGGGCGCACTGGACGGTATCCGCCCTGAGGCCCTGGCCGCGCTCCAGGAAAGTCCGGCGTCAGGGTGTGAGGCGCTCGAGTATCCGCTGCTGGTGCGTCTGGCGTCTGGCACGCACATCGAGGTGCCGCTGGATCGCCTGGTGCCACGCGTCACGGCGGCGGCGCGCCGGCTGGCCGCCGATGGCGCCGTGGCGATCGTGGTGGCGTGCGCGGGCGCCTTTCCCGACATACCGTGTCCGGTCCCCATCCTGCTGCCTGGCCGCATCGTGCCGGCCGTCGCCGGCGCCCTCAGCCGTACCCGCCGCGTCGGCATCGTCACGCCCAACCGGGCGCAGGTGCCCTACGCCGAACGCAAGTGGCAGGCCGATGGCTTCGCGCCGACGGTCACCTGGGCCTCACCGTCGCGCGACGACGAGATGGCGCGCGCGGCCGACGAGCTGCGTGGCGCCGACCTCGACCTGATCGTGATCGACTGCATGGGGCATGCCGACGATGCGCGGCAGGCGATGGCCCAGTGGACTGGCCGGCTCGTGATCGCGGCGCAGTCGGTAGTGGCCAAGGTCGCCGGCGCGATGATCTGA